A genomic stretch from Coffea arabica cultivar ET-39 chromosome 10c, Coffea Arabica ET-39 HiFi, whole genome shotgun sequence includes:
- the LOC140003678 gene encoding uncharacterized protein, whose protein sequence is MTAETHLVPLELPDLSHNNSPTSATTIATSSPSKVPSLHIQADPESAPFPNCNGANGIHHHHHDGDDHDDDAIPKYDAGDNSYTFVTRNDESLLPLDMDHHLNGTAHVQSCHSNLIDLQIAKLAAETDANQVASSINGVSVLHQEGSVVASVVGDAFLVGGSSTAASEVVLQNGGGAGGAKADAEPCQLADCQIDSKLPSPAPRENQESDVAVFHLQADVDLVESRQAQYPSLHVAKPTDGCQKSEGNDFDLISPLQEEIQEFQHGSLESSPPKSPEFEVSKPIPTNQFHSESSDRVSGAQDPENGQSDASQFVSHQTELQEANLEDQIGIDSTNVIEERVQSGVLVKSKENSETSEFHKSGQRDEGEETKMELLSEDNQNPESIVGPGKNGEPSFDQELEAVSSPNDVDLLSVTASGPVSNESKDHFPVSSSNCSVPDNKESYESTDDSEIHSKESNNRAVDGEKSLELLQFATDADTLVPATSCVKTDTVGNPVESIENVQDAAKEQEVQHEIFPSTENVTSRDDGVCKPETEDIDNAGAQSIAEVPDISRQHEIEKVACSSSEHVVGEDKVIKSETEVASAISLPISDSISEIIQSKGVNNDDLVGVVSILPNTTISGAEFQLGTDNSKEKMQSFQVENMHLKPEVGILDDECGDMRSVSSVEEVKDEVENSSGTDGADMAYSNSVASNAEVSDSSVVISESAPNLGPEFKDVEAQEDKLSLLDVKIDNKLICQERKNMEKSHENEISTSLSENSNPDALAGQNVGFGPLTRSFCYLIRMPRIDDLKIREQIQLAQLQVEEKTKHRDAFRLEIQKHKANCHGHAAEYEDALSKARASKRSVKSKRAEIDSIQSVINKVKNAISVEDIDARIYSMEHMIQHETLPLKEEKQFIREIKQLKQLREQLSSNIGSQDEVQQALKKRDEFEERLKILKKELDNLKDGVLKAETVARAAQKKYEDESLKLKELISQVEDANDIRQAAYHHLQSLKKELFEKNKQFRTYKDNAAAASDYAARKDREALHHLCVNQVETVMDLWNKDDAFRKEYVKCNMRSTLRRLGTLDGRSLGPDEEPPEMMSYRVERIDRLVLNPSNTSVVLQTQDLKQENQLKYVEDVCPGDRSKIQEVRVNSEKAESREAVKPFLRNGLATISGRTISDVEITEKERIPTMEEQELARKAEELTKAEAEAKLREQRRLEEKAKALEALERKKRIAEKAQMRAELRAQKEAELREKEREKRLRKKERKKAGGAEVPDGNNIGECTPKSEIVPGTMKESEVKYCFPTVTKRSQNPSVVVKQSKPKSIPPPLRNRGKRKMQQWMWIILTCVVVIALFLLGNIGFFSSLSNFRPRSHSF, encoded by the exons ATGACGGCAGAGACCCACCTAGTTCCCTTGGAACTCCCTGACCTATCTCACAACAATTCTCCTACTTCTGCTACTACTATTGCTACTAGCAGTCCTTCTAAAGTCCCCTCTCTCCACATCCAAGCCGACCCCGAATCTGCTCCATTCCCCAATTGCAATGGTGCCAATGGgatccaccaccaccaccatgaTGGTGATGATCATGATGATGATGCCATTCCCAAGTATGATGCTGGCGACAACTCCTACACCTTTGTCACCCGCAATGATGAATCACTCCTTCCTCTTGATATGGATCACCATCTAAATGGAACTGCCCACGTGCAGTCTTGCCATTCCAACCTCATAGACCTCCAAATTGCGAAACTTGCTGCAGAAACTGATGCCAACCAGGTAGCCTCTTCCATCAATGGTGTTAGTGTTCTGCACCAAGAGGGTTCTGTGGTTGCCTCTGTTGTTGGGGATGCCTTCCTGGTTGGTGGCTCCAGCACAGCTGCCAGTGAAGTCGTTCTGCAAAATGGGGGTGGTGCCGGAGGTGCTAAGGCAGATGCTGAGCCATGCCAGCTTGCTGACTGTCAAATTGACTCCAAGCTGCCCTCTCCTGCTCCAAGAGAGAATCAGGAATCTGATGTTGCAGTCTTCCACCTGCAGGCAGATGTAGATTTAGTTGAGAGTCGCCAAGCTCAATATCCTTCATTGCACGTTGCCAAGCCCACCGATGGTTGTCAGAAATCTGAGGGAAATGATTTTGATCTAATCAGTCCATTGCAAGAGGAGATCCAAGAGTTCCAGCATGGTAGTTTGGAGTCTTCCCCACCTAAATCACCAGAATTTGAAGTCAGCAAGCCCATCCCCACTAACCAATTCCATTCAGAGTCATCTGACAGGGTTAGTGGTGCCCAGGACCCTGAAAATGGACAAAGTGATGCTAGTCAATTTGTATCCCATCAGACTGAGTTGCAGGAGGCGAACTTGGAAGACCAAATTGGCATAGATTCCACTAATGTCATAGAGGAAAGGGTGCAAAGTGGAGTGCTGGTGAAATCCAAAGAGAATTCTGAAACCTCTGAATTTCATAAGAGTGGACAAAGGGATGAAGGAGAGGAAACAAAGATGGAACTTCTTTCAGAAGATAACCAAAATCCAGAATCCATCGTTGGACCTGGTAAAAATGGTGAGCCTAGTTTTGATCAGGAGCTTGAAGCTGTAAGCTCTCCTAATGATGTTGATTTACTATCGGTAACTGCAAGTGGTCCTGTTTCCAATGAAAGTAAAGACCATTTTCCTGTTTCTTCTTCCAATTGTTCTGTTCCCGATAACAAAGAATCTTATGAATCCACAGATGACAGTGAAATACATAGCAAAGAATCTAACAACCGTGCAGTTGACGGCGAGAAATCCCTTGAACTGCTCCAATTTGCTACTGATGCTGATACTTTAGTTCCTGCAACCAGTTGTGTGAAAACTGATACTGTGGGCAATCCAGTTGAAAGTATTGAAAATGTGCAAGACGCTGCTAAAGAACAGGAAGTTCAGCATGAGATATTTCCTTCTACAGAAAATGTTACTTCTCGTGATGATGGGGTATGCAAACCAGAGACTGAAGACATTGATAATGCTGGGGCTCAAAGCATTGCCGAAGTTCCAGACATCTCTAGACAGCATGAAATTGAAAAAGTAGCTTGTTCTTCAAGTGAACATGTTGTTGGTGAGGATAAGGTTATTAAATCAGAAACTGAAGTTGCAAGTGCCATTTCCCTTCCTATTAGTGACTCAATATCAGAGATCATACAATCCAAAGGTGTAAACAATGATGACCTTGTTGGTGTTGTGAGCATCCTCCCCAATACCACAATCTCTGGAGCTGAATTTCAGCTTGGAACTGACAATTCCAAGGAAAAAATGCAGTCATTTCAGGTTGAGAACATGCACTTGAAACCTGAAGTTGGCATTCTGGATGATGAATGTGGCGATATGCGCTCTGTTTCATCTGTTGAAGAAGTAAAGGATGAAGTTGAGAATTCTTCTGGCACGGATGGTGCAGATATGGCCTACAGTAACAGTGTTGCATCCAACGCCGAGGTTTCTGATAGTTCTGTTGTTATTAGCGAGAGTGCCCCAAACTTAGGTCCTGAATTTAAGGATGTTGAAGCCCAGGAAGATAAGTTATCTCTTTTAGATGTAAAAATTGATAATAAGCTAATATGCCAAGAAAGGAAGAACATGGagaaatctcatgaaaatgagaTATCTACTTCTTTGTCGGAGAATTCCAATCCTGATGCTTTGGCTGGACAGAATGTTGGTTTTGGACCCTTGACTAGGTCATTTTGTTATCTGATTAGGATGCCAAGAATTGACGATCTGAAGATCAGAGAACAGATCCAACTTGCTCAACTACAGGTTGAAGAGAAGACAAAGCATAGGGATGCATTTCGACTTGAAATCCAAAAGCACAAA GCAAACTGCCACGGTCATGCTGCCGAATATGAGGATGCATTGTCCAAGGCAAGGGCTTCAAAAAGGTCTGTGAAGTCTAAGCGCGCAGAGATAGATTCTATCCAATCTGTGATTAATAAAGTCAAGAATGCAATTTCTGTGGAGGATATTGATGCCCGG ATCTACAGCATGGAACACATGATTCAACATGAAACTCTACCGTTAAAGGAGGAAAAGCAGTTTATTCGCGAAATCAAGCAATTGAAGCAGCTTCGAGAACAATTATCCTCAAACATTGGAAGCCAGGATGAGGTTCAGCAGGCTTTGAAAAAGAGAGACGAATTTGAAGAGCGTTTGAAG ATATTAAAGAAGGAACTGGATAATCTCAAGGATGGTGTCCTGAAAGCTGAAACAGTTGCCCGAGCAGCACAGAAGAAGTATGAAGATGAGAGTCTAAAGCTCAAGGAATTGATCTCTCAGGTTGAAGATGCAAATGACATTCGCCAGGCAGCGTATCATCATTTGCAAAGTTTGAAGAAAGAATTGTTTGAGAAG AATAAACAATTTCGAACATACAAGGACAATGCAGCTGCAGCTAGTGATTATGCAGCAAGAAAAGATAGAGAAGCACTCCATCACCTCTGTGTTAATCAG gTGGAGACAGTAATGGATTTGTGGAACAAGGATGATGCTTTCCGTAAAGAATACGTTAAGTGCAACATGAGGAGCACACTGAGGAGATTAGGAACATTGGATGGTCGCTCACTTGGCCCAGATGAGGAACCTCCTGAAATGATGAGTTACAGGGTAGAAAGGATCGATAGGTTGGTTTTAAACCCAAGCAACACTAGTGTTGTGTTGCAAACCCAAGATCTGAAACAAGAAAACCAATTGAAATATGTAGAGGATGTTTGCCCGGGTGATAGGTCTAAGATCCAAGAAGTAAGAGTGAATAGTGAGAAAGCAGAAAGTAGAGAAGCTGTGAAACCATTTTTGAGGAATGGGCTTGCGACGATTTCGGGCAGGACGATAAGTGATGTCGAGATCACAGAGAAGGAGCGTATACCAACGATGGAGGAGCAGGAGTTGGCAAGGAAGGCTGAGGAGTTAACGAAGGCAGAGGCAGAAGCCAAGTTGAGGGAGCAACGGCGACTAGAGGAGAAAGCTAAGGCTCTGGAGGCATTGGAGAGAAAAAAGAGGATAGCAGAGAAAGCGCAAATGAGAGCTGAATTACGAGCACAGAAAGAAGCTGAACTGAGAGAGAAG GAAAGGGAGAAGAGGTTGAGGAAGAAGGAGAGAAAGAAGGCCGGCGGAGCCGAAGTTCCCGATGGTAACAATATTGGGGAATGCACTCCAAAATCTGAAATCGTACCTGGAACAATGAAGGAATCTGAGGTTAAGTACTGTTTTCCTACAGTTACCAAAAGATCTCAAAATCCATCAGTTGTGGTGAAGCAAAGCAAGCCAAAATCTATCCCTCCGCCACTTAGGAACAGAGgtaaaagaaaaatgcagcagTGGATGTGGATAATTTTGACATGCGTGGTTGTTATTGCTCTGTTCTTGCTGGGAAACATTGGCTTCTTCTCCAGTCTATCAAATTTTAGGCCGCGGAGCCATAGTTTctga